The genome window TTAAGGAACTCGATCATATTGTGTTCAGGCGGCCCCTGGGGCTGAACAATGGCTTATGGTTATCGGTCGCGGTGGGGAGCTTTTTTCACCTGGACGAACCCGAAAAAACCGGCACATCCATCGAGCTATGGAAGCTCGTCGCCGAGACGCTGGGCGAGGGCGCGATACTGGATGGTGCCAACCCCAAGCCGGTGGGCGAGTTTATGGTGTGCGGCGCCTGCTGGTCGGCATCGGGTGCGCCGACAGCCTCTTCCGAAGTTCAAGCCGGCGTCGGGAAAGTCTGCAAACGGCTTACCGTTTACGGCGACCGCGAATGGCTGCCGCCCGGCAGCGAATCCCCGTTGCGAATTTCGGAGCCCAAACCCTTTGTGAGCATGCCGGTCGACTGGGCGCATGCCTATGGCGGGGAAGGCTACGCGCTCAACCCGGCCGGCCTGGGCGTCAAACCTCAGCCGCCGTTTGCAAGCTGGCCGTTGCCCAACATCGAAAACGCCGCGACTCCCCGTTCTTCCGCAGATCAGACACCGCCTGCAGGCTTCGGCATGATCGACGCCAAGAACCCGCTTCGTCGCCGGAATATGGGTACTTACGACCCGGGCTGGCTGGAAAACCGCTGGCCTTACTATCCGGATGATTTCGATCGCAGCTACTTCAATTGCGCGGCAGCGGATCAGCGCCTCGAAGCCGGTTTTTTCAATCCCGGCGATCCGATTGCGATCCACAACATGCATCCTGCTAAATCAGAGTTGCAGAGCCGATTGCCGCATCTGCGCCATCGGGCGTTTATCGTACAACAACAGGGCGGCAAGGAGGTTTTCCTCGAAGCGCCGTTGAGCATCGACACGGTATGGCTGTGGCCGGATCGCGAGCGCGGGCTGGTGCTGGCGCGCGGGATGTTTCCGATAGCCGATGACGAGGCCGATGATGTCAAGCTGCTGTTTACGGTGACCGAGCCGCTGTCCGACCCTCCGTTATCTGTTAACGAATGGTATGAAAAGCTCCAGTGCCGTCTGGCGCGCAAGGTGCCGTTCGATTTGCCGCCGCAGATTCCCGATAAGGATGAAGCGCTAAAAAATGCCGCCGCCAAGCTCGAATCGCTGCCGGACGAACTGCGCAAATTGAAGGCCGATAGCGATTCCTCATCAGCGCTGCCGGACGTCAGCGCGGAAAAAATGGAACAGGAAATTCTGCAGGACGAAGCTAAAATTGCGGCATTGCTGGAAAATCCTGCTTATGGCACCGCCTTGCAGGTCAACGCGTTGCGCAAGGCCATCAAATCGCGCCGCGCCGGGGCGCAGGGGTTCACCAGGCAGGAAGAGGTGGAGAAGCTGGTGGCCGTCCCTTTTGATATCGAACTCCCGTTGACGCAGATGCGGGCTCAGTTGCAGTCGCTCAACACCGGCAACCCGCAAAAATACGCGGAACTGGCTGCCGGGCTGGATAGGGCCGAAGAACGAGTCAGAGGTTTAAAGGCGAAAGCGGCCGCCGCCCAACAGCGTGTACTGGACAACCCCGGCAAGAGCCCCGCCGAATTGCTGATCGAAACCGCGCAGGATTTGCTGCAGCGGCGGGACCAATTGATCGAGGAGCTGAAGCAGTTGCGGGAATCGCTCAAAACCGATGGTTTCTCGATTCTGCAGCGTGAAATGGCGTCCGGCGAAGTGCAGCGGATAGAGCTCCGCTTGAAACAGGTCGGCCCGAAGCTGGAAGCTTTGACCCGCAACGCCGCACAAAACCAAGCGCAAAAAGATGAAGTACTGAACCGTCTGGTCGAAATGAGCGAACGCGTGGCCAGGCGTCAGCCGTGGTTCGCTGAACAAACGGCTGAGTTGGACCTCGCCGCACTGATAAAGCAAATCAGGCAGGAAAAGCTGGCCGAAACCCGGTCTTTGCTCGATGTGCAGATGCCTGCGGGGGTTAAAGCGCCCGACTTGGCGGCGGAGATCGAAAAGACCTTAAAAGCGCGGGAGGAAGCCGGGCCTGATCAGGCGCCGGATTTTTCCAGAATGCTGGATGAAATGCCGCCCGAGGCAATGGCGAAAATCCCTCCGGCAGAGCTTCAAAAACTGAAGGATCTCATGGCCGGCGCCAACAAACGCATGGCTGAGTTGAACGAGAAAAAACCCGACGGCAAACTGGATTTGGGAAAATATCATCCGTCCCAGAAAGTAATGACGCGCGAAACTATTAGGCAAACGGTGGCGGAAGGCGGATCTTTGGCGGGGTGCGATTTTACCGATCTCGATTTGTCGGGGCTGGATCTTGCCGGCGGGTGCTTCGAGGACGCGCATTTCGTCAGAACCAATCTGCAGAGTGCGCGTTTCAACGGGGCTAAATTAAACGGCGCGAATTTCGATGCCGTGGATGCGGGCGAAGCCGATTTCAGCGAGGCCAACCTGGAAAAAAGCCGGTGGCTGAATAAGTGCGTGGCGGACAAGGCGCGCTTCGATCAGGCTCGGGCGAGCGGGATGTATGTGCAGGGTTGCAGTTTCAAACAAAGCGATTTTTCCGGGGCGAATCTTGAATCGGCTGTTTTTATAAAATCGGAGCTGGATCAGGCCGGTTTCCATAAGGCGCAAATGAAGAAGGCGGTGCTGAGCGAAACCAGCGCTACGGCGTGCGATTTTTCCGCTTCAGCCTGGAGCAACGCGGTGATCAAGCATTCCTGCATTGCATCTTCTTCGTTCGAAGACTGCCGTTCCCCGAAAATGCTGATTTGGAACAGCGACGCCAAAGAGCTCAAAGCCGGCAGGGCGATGCTGGATCGCTTTACCGTCGGTGGAGCGGGAAGCCGTCTGGACGGCAGCTGTTTCGATGAAGCCACGCTGACGCACACCAGCCAGCTCAATATTTCGGCGCAACGGGTCAGCGCGCGCCGCGCCA of Candidatus Methylospira mobilis contains these proteins:
- a CDS encoding DUF2169 domain-containing protein, whose amino-acid sequence is MKTIKELDHIVFRRPLGLNNGLWLSVAVGSFFHLDEPEKTGTSIELWKLVAETLGEGAILDGANPKPVGEFMVCGACWSASGAPTASSEVQAGVGKVCKRLTVYGDREWLPPGSESPLRISEPKPFVSMPVDWAHAYGGEGYALNPAGLGVKPQPPFASWPLPNIENAATPRSSADQTPPAGFGMIDAKNPLRRRNMGTYDPGWLENRWPYYPDDFDRSYFNCAAADQRLEAGFFNPGDPIAIHNMHPAKSELQSRLPHLRHRAFIVQQQGGKEVFLEAPLSIDTVWLWPDRERGLVLARGMFPIADDEADDVKLLFTVTEPLSDPPLSVNEWYEKLQCRLARKVPFDLPPQIPDKDEALKNAAAKLESLPDELRKLKADSDSSSALPDVSAEKMEQEILQDEAKIAALLENPAYGTALQVNALRKAIKSRRAGAQGFTRQEEVEKLVAVPFDIELPLTQMRAQLQSLNTGNPQKYAELAAGLDRAEERVRGLKAKAAAAQQRVLDNPGKSPAELLIETAQDLLQRRDQLIEELKQLRESLKTDGFSILQREMASGEVQRIELRLKQVGPKLEALTRNAAQNQAQKDEVLNRLVEMSERVARRQPWFAEQTAELDLAALIKQIRQEKLAETRSLLDVQMPAGVKAPDLAAEIEKTLKAREEAGPDQAPDFSRMLDEMPPEAMAKIPPAELQKLKDLMAGANKRMAELNEKKPDGKLDLGKYHPSQKVMTRETIRQTVAEGGSLAGCDFTDLDLSGLDLAGGCFEDAHFVRTNLQSARFNGAKLNGANFDAVDAGEADFSEANLEKSRWLNKCVADKARFDQARASGMYVQGCSFKQSDFSGANLESAVFIKSELDQAGFHKAQMKKAVLSETSATACDFSASAWSNAVIKHSCIASSSFEDCRSPKMLIWNSDAKELKAGRAMLDRFTVGGAGSRLDGSCFDEATLTHTSQLNISAQRVSARRAILDRGYFLKVDMSGSDYYGARAPGARLTRCMLSEVNMGAINLMSGSLRKSGFAKTDLSASCLYAAEFYQARFVETRLDGAYTAGSGLTAKQRLAAARSHDEEKN